From Phragmites australis chromosome 5, lpPhrAust1.1, whole genome shotgun sequence, a single genomic window includes:
- the LOC133917414 gene encoding uncharacterized protein LOC133917414 produces MQQLNCVSLLLCLSVLLAALSPFVAAARREARSSLEAVKGGEEVIRREEVHFSGRIPFTADYHTIHRHPPKHN; encoded by the exons ATGCAGCAGTTGAACTGCGTAAGCTTGCTGCTCTGCCTCAGCGTCCTGCTGGCCGCACTCAGCCCCTTCGTCGCCGCCGCACGCAGAG aagccagaagcagcCTAGAAGCTGTGAAGGGCGGCGAGGAGGTGATCCGAAGGGAGGAA GTTCATTTCAGTGGCCGCATACCCTTCACCGCCGATTACCATACAATCCACAGGCACCCGCCAAAGCACAACTAG
- the LOC133918540 gene encoding biogenesis of lysosome-related organelles complex 1 subunit 2-like, with product MANPAASWQRDELADSLTEFFTNVTLMVRGELQGTNNQLALLEKMNDRVVQEYSNYGDVAAGLRVFVEQLNEKNRGFDEYISQIDAIDLQVTEFEAVVSMLDKHVSLLEKKVKSAHHTASTQ from the exons ATGGCGAACCCGGCAGCGTCGTGGCAGCGGGACGAGCTCGCCGACTCGCTGACCGAGTTCTTCACCAACGTCACCCTCATGGTCCGCGGCGAGCTCCAG GGGACGAACAACCAGCTAGCTCTACTTGAGAAGATGAATGATCGTGTAGTGCAGGAATACAGCAACTATGGAGATGTCGCTGCTGGTCTGCGGGTCTTTGTAGAGCAGCTAAATGAGAAGAATCGAGGCTTTGATGAGTATATATCGCAGATTGATGCAATAGATCTACAGGTAACTGAGTTTGAGGCAGTGGTGTCCATGCTCGATAAGCATGTCTCCCTCTTGGAGAAGAAGGTCAAGTCTGCCCATCACACCGCTTCAACACAATAA
- the LOC133918539 gene encoding uncharacterized protein LOC133918539, whose protein sequence is MGAVTSTVAARFAFFPPSPPSYGVEPPPAAAGAGEGAEEEEKEGKGGDKAVELTGVPRRSNVEARRLRTKRGTEVVAMYVRQAGARLTLLYSHGNAADLGQMYELFVELGAHLNVNLMGYDYSGYGQSSGKPSEQNTYADIEAVYRCLIETYGASEENIILYGQSVGSGPTLDLASRLTRLRAVVLHSPILSGLRVMYPVKHTYWFDIYKNIDKIPLVRCPVLVIHGTADEVVDCSHGRALWELAKVKYEPLWIKGGNHCNLELYPEYIKHLKKFVGAIEKSPPPPPPPNDESSKSSGPSDCTPTEPECTKESGKSTDCREKTRPSIDHRHSIDRQDKPRGSTDRRDKSRKSVDHPEKPRASVDQSDRPRKSIDRFGGMMKSVRLCNIDCFKVTTTSGS, encoded by the exons atGGGCGCCGTCACCTCGACGGTCGCGGCCCGCTTCGCCTTCTTCCCGCCGAGTCCGCCGTCTTACGGGGTGGAGCCGCCCCCTGCCGCGGCGGGTGCTGGTGagggggcggaggaggaggagaaggaggggaaGGGCGGCGACAAGGCGGTGGAGCTCACGGGCGTCCCGCGGAGGAGCAACGTGGAGGCGCGGCGGCTGCGGACGAAGCGGGGCACGGAGGTGGTCGCGATGTACGTGCGGCAGGCCGGCGCGAGGCTCACGCTGCTCTACTCTCACGGCAACGCGGCAGACCTGGGCCAGATGTACGAGCTCTTCGTCGAGCTCGGCGCGCACCTCAACGTCAACCTCATGGG CTATGACTATTCTGGTTATGGGCAATCTTCTGGGAAG CCTAGTGAGCAAAACACTTATGCTGATATAGAAGCTGTATACAGATGCCTCATAGaaacttatggagcttctgaggaaaatatcATTCTTTATGGTCAATCAGTGGGTAGTGGTCCTACTTTGGATTTAGCCTCCCGCTTAACTCGTTTGAGAGCAGTTGTTCTACATAGCCCAATTTTATCTGGCTTAAGAGTGATGTATCCTGTAAAACATACGTACTGGTTTGACATATACAAG AACATCGACAAAATTCCATTAGTCAGGTGTCCCGTACTAGTGATACAT GGTACAGCTGATGAAGTTGTTGACTGTTCCCATGGGAGGGCATTGTGGGAACTTGCTAAAGTGAAGTATGAGCCGCTATGGATCAAAGGAGGAAACCACTGTAATTTGGAACTCTACCCAGAATATATTAAGCATCTGAAAAAGTTTGTTGGAGCCATAGAGAAATcgccacccccacccccacccccaaatGATGAGTCTTCAAAGAGCTCAGGTCCGTCAGATTGTACTCCAACAGAACCTGAATGTACAAAGGAATCAGGGAAAAGCACAGATTGCAGGGAGAAAACAAGGCCAAGCATAGATCACAGACATAGTATAGATCGGCAGGATAAACCAAGGGGCAGTACAGATAGGAGGGACAAAAGCAGAAAGAGTGTAGACCATCCTGAGAAACCGCGGGCTAGTGTTGATCAATCCGATAGGCCAAGGAAAAGCATTGACCG GTTTGGAGGGATGATGAAGTCGGTCAGGCTGTGCAATATCGACTGTTTCAAAGTGACAACAACTTCTGGGAGCTGA